The proteins below are encoded in one region of Neodiprion virginianus isolate iyNeoVirg1 chromosome 7, iyNeoVirg1.1, whole genome shotgun sequence:
- the LOC124308336 gene encoding thyroid receptor-interacting protein 11-like isoform X2: protein MPCHATPRRLLLVGRTRRRERVFLRRNDDAGTAILASLTVGQSVASKASRGSPRRDAKYNAFADIKDGNHQNDDGSAFFWDPPSAKNRDAKKDNQTRLLQEQLSQATVKIRELEAELKTVRRVNAQSSKEDVLDCHQKTELLRAKQDMINRIIQMGEKNREAERNMKRLQLDEAVLVNDFRGIMSQLGSTEQLDLIRAALKSLEIENEKEILTGREEKFDVNEKIMKYDDGQFESVCLKTDNDNGTAKREDKLNGDTSNKETDLLRRIAQLEEENVGLNTSIVELDQQHSESIERLLSIKEEMQNKHQTLQNAYEQLYAEYNNAQSKLETVKSKLQFAEANNNTIGAVSSTNIREVEELSRKVKEILRNEEIEEQDDRSIFETVAEKYVESKWKKDMLERRLTEVSRELKDVAEMKESVQLECDDMQLNIDSLLAEIEHLKSNLPSIPEASEERVASLETETESLQEEIDRLQSQNTATRQQNFDLVMAVHNIEATLRNQENLEAELRNTKQQLEIAQQQLSGASKNVENNENMLEDLSRRLHSSLDENNELRATIDEMKMAQGNLEQRLEDQIESTKKLESELESLREDLKRSVSNEKRLEGEVKTLQDAKSRIQSDLETAFQEREELQTSFDPPNQVADLEYDLSNMRKELDVALSQAEIQQSEIEKLSQSNERLVRENSSLLDQLGATQDESLDNIELLNTEMVLLEQKYNALEKEIGVKTAELAEALEQLHVNEGKCVRLENELATCKLVTEKLQTENGRCIDLENESKVLKANLEHFKNIEGKLKDSEDRCRQLKIELESVKSEAENLVTVEKKCCELEAKLNDLRNVEAKLQLAESKCIQLETELRDIRSNQVAGATLEEVQRISDEMKDVREALAEKTRENDVLIAENAKHCRTEKSLVESNQDSAEMARETINGLTRLVREKDAEIQNLRSSVTGNPVDKHEEQLLAMKKERDELVNLVQVKHNESVQYHLEIQRLTQLVNEQLTNNQKLKVEHDRVSEAVKEKEAELLWAQNELQVVRQRLKNFEESNNYGENCGVVEHSVQLAQAGILNEKCNALEAALVQEQSSNRILQNQLVESQKKEAAAGKELDRLRTHLMEIEASYTEEALSAEQKQKELEVKLMQAEERVKNSSTVYTSASIRANQQVETLQQQMALIVQQRDEIQKKLSISEDKVLAHAASLTNLQIVLEQFQSDKDKDILSATEKIQQQLEESYERQAELSDEITNLKDQLIEAKECLQAASRLSEQLDKKTERIEELKREVARLTELVSTADDRIQGANKSGEGKVDRALLKNLILGYVSSATGDKLSVLRVLATVLDFNESDREKSGLNSPAASGSWFAGLLRSGGVAQSKDQEASLSAAFVRFLESESKPKAQLPALPISTTPPPRPGHSRQHSSSSNQSTLLLSNITLPTFPDFVPARNTGSILKEVLKDS, encoded by the exons GACGGGAACCACCAGAATGACGACGGCTCGGCTTTCTTTTGGGACCCTCCGTCGGCCAAAAATCGTGATGCGAAAAAGGATAATCAAACGAGGCTCCTCCAGGAGCAACTCTCACAAGCCACCGTAAAAATTCGCGAATTGGAAGCGGAACTGAAAACTGTACGACGG GTGAACGCGCAAAGCTCGAAGGAAGACGTTCTCGATTGTCACCAAAAAACGGAACTCCTGCGAGCGAAGCAAGACATGATAAACCGTATCATTCAAATGGGTGAAAAG AATCGCGAAGCGGAAAGAAATATGAAACGTCTTCAGTTGGACGAAGCTGTTCTGGTGAATGATTTTCGTGGCATAATGTCACAGCTGGGATCAACGGAGCAGCTAGATCTTATTCGGGCAGCTCTGAAATctttggaaattgaaaacgaaaaggAAATACTGACGGGGCGCGAGGAGAAGTTTGACgtgaatgagaaaattatgaaatatgaCGATGGCCAGTTTGAATCGGTCTGCCTGAAGACCGATAACGACAATGGAACCGCTAAGAGGGAAGACAAACTTAACGGGGACACGTCAAACAAGGAAACCGATCTCCTGAGGAGAATCGCTCAGCTTGAAGAGGAAAACGTCGGCCTGAATACCAGTATCGTGGAACTGGACCAACAGCATTCGGAATCAATTG AGAGACTGTTATCGATAAAAGAAGAAATGCAGAACAAGCATCAAACGCTTCAAAACGCCTACGAGCAGCTTTATGCTGAATACAACAACGCGCAGAGTAAACTCGAAACTGTAAAATCCAAGCTGCAGTTTGCCGAGGCAAACAACAATACGATCGGTGCAGTTTCCTCCACAAACATTCGGGAGGTCGAAGAATTGTCGAGAAAAGTAAAAGAGATACTGAGGAACGAGGAAATCGAGGAACAAGATGACAGATCTATCTTCGAGACTGTTGCCGAGAAATACGTGGAAAGTAAATGGAAGAAAGATATGCTAGAAAGAAGACTGACCGAGGTAAGTAGGGAGCTGAAAGACGTTGCTGAAATGAAAGAATCAGTGCAATTGGAATGCGACGACATGCAGCTCAACATCGATTCGTTGCTTGCGGAAATTGAACATCTAAAGTCTAATTTGCCATCGATTCCCGAGGCGAGCGAAGAGCGCGTTGCCTCCTTGGAGACCGAGACCGAGTCCTTGCAGGAAGAAATCGATCGTCTTCAATCGCAAAACACAGCGACTAGACAACAGAATTTCGACTTGGTAATGGCCGTGCACAACATCGAAGCGACCCTGCGGAACCAAGAGAATCTGGAAGCCGAACTGAGGAACACGAAACAGCAGCTAGAAATCGCCCAGCAACAATTATCCGGTGCTtcgaaaaacgtcgaaaacaaTGAGAACATGCTCGAGGACTTGAGTCGCAGATTACACAGCTCATTAGACGAAAATAACGAGCTTCGCGCGACGattgatgaaatgaaaatggccCAAGGGAACTTGGAACAGCGACTGGAAGATCAGATTGAgtcgacaaaaaaattggaatcgGAACTTGAGAGCTTGCGGGAGGATTTGAAACGTTCGGTTTCGAATGAAAAGCGGTTGGAAGGTGAAGTGAAAACGCTGCAAGATGCGAAAAGTCGAATTCAGAGTGACCTCGAAACCGCATTCCAGGAACGAGAGGAATTGCAAACTTCGTTCGATCCGCCTAACCAGGTGGCTGACCTGGAATACGATTTGTCAAATATGAGGAAAGAGTTGGACGTAGCGTTGAGTCAGGCGGAAATCCAGCAgagtgaaatagaaaaattgtcCCAGAGCAACGAGAGATTGGTTAGAGAGAATTCTTCGTTGCTCGATCAGCTGGGTGCGACTCAGGACGAGTCACTGGACAATATAGAACTCCTGAACACGGAAATGGTTCTTCTTGAGCAGAAATATAACGCATTGGAGAAGGAAATCGGTGTTAAAACGGCAGAACTTGCCGAGGCCTTGGAACAGCTTCATGTCAACGAAGGAAAATGCGTTCGGCTTGAAAACGAGTTGGCAACGTGCAAGCTAGTGAcggaaaaattacaaactgAGAATGGAAGGTGTATTGACTTGGAAAATGAATCGAAAGTATTGAAAGCAAATCTAgaacattttaaaaatatcgaaggaaaattgaaagatagCGAGGATCGATGTAGACAATTGAAAATTGAGCTAGAGTCTGTTAAGAGCGAAGCGGAAAATTTAGtaacggttgaaaaaaaatgttgcgaaCTCGAAGCCAAGTTGAACGACTTACGAAACGTAGAAGCAAAACTACAATTAGCGGAAAGCAAATGCATTCAGCTAGAAACGGAATTGAGAGATATTCGATCGAATCAGGTAGCTGGTGCTACGCTAGAAGAGGTGCAGAGAATTAGTGATGAGATGAAAGATGTTCGAGAAGCATTAGCTGAAAAGACGCGTGAGAATGATGTTTTAATTGCTGAAAACGCAAAGCATTGCCGCACAGAGAAATCTTTGGTGGAAAGTAATCAAGATTCGGCGGAGATGGCCAGAGAAACTATCAACGGCTTGACTCGGCTGGTCAGAGAGAAAGATGCCGAGATCCAGAATTTGAGATCAAGCGTGACCGGAAACCCCGTCGATAAGCACGAGGAGCAATTACTAGCTATGAAAAAGGAGAGGGACGAGCTGGTGAATCTTGTTCAAGTAAAACATAACGAAAGCGTTCAATACCATCTTGAGATACAAAGATTGACGCAATTGGTAAACGAGCAGCTGACGAATAATCAAAAACTGAAGGTGGAACACGACCGAGTTTCGGAAgcggtgaaagaaaaagaagctGAACTTCTTTGGGCGCAAAACGAGCTTCAAGTCGTGCGTCAAAGACTGAAGAACTTCGAGGAGTCGAATAATTATGGTGAAAACTGCGGGGTGGTCGAGCATTCTGTCCAATTAGCTCAAGCGGGGATTCTTAACGAGAAGTGCAACGCGTTGGAGGCAGCTTTGGTCCAGGAGCAATCTAGCAATagaattttgcaaaatcaGCTTGTAGAGAGTCAGAAAAAAGAGGCGGCTGCAGGAAAGGAATTGGACCGATTGAGAACTCACTTGATGGAGATCGAGGCGAGTTACACAGAAGAAGCTCTCTCAGCTGAACAGAAACAAAAGGAACTTGAAGTGAAATTGATGCAAGCCGAAGAACGGGTCAAGAATAGTTCTACCGTTTACACTTCTGCGAGTATCCGGGCTAATCAACAAGTCGAAACGTTACAGCAACAAATGGCTCTTATTGTTCAACAGAGGGATGAGATACAAAAGAAACTATCCATATCCGAAGACAAGGTTTTGGCGCACGCAGCTTCTCTCACCAATTTGCAAATTGTTTTGGAACAATTTCAAAGCG acaaaGACAAAGACATTCTATCGgcaacagaaaaaattcagcaacaACTTGAGGAGTCTTATGAAAGACAGGCGGAACTTTCTGACGAAATTACCAATCTCAAG GATCAATTGATCGAAGCTAAAGAATGCTTGCAAGCAGCGTCAAGACTGAGCGAACAACTGGATAAAAAAACTGAGAGAATCGAGGAACTGAAACGAGAAg ttgcTCGGTTAACAGAGCTAGTGAGTACCGCCGACGATCGAATACAAGGAGCAAATAAAAGTGGCGAGGGAAAAGTAGACAG ggctctcttgaaaaatttaatactcGGCTACGTGTCATCAGCAACTGGCGACAAGTTATCGGTACTCAGAGTATTGGCTACCGTTTTAGATTTCAACGAATCGGACCGAGAGAAGAGCGGACTGAACAGCCCCGCGGCAAGCGGCAGCTGGTTTGCTGGGTTACTGCGAAGCGGAGGGGTTGCTCAATCTAAA GATCAAGAGGCATCGTTATCTGCGGCGTTCGTCAGGTTTTTGGAAAGTGAATCCAAGCCAAAAGCTCAACTACCAGCTTTACCAATATCTACTACT CCGCCACCTCGCCCGGGTCACAGCAGACAACATTCCTCTTCGTCTAATCAATCAACCCTACTCTTATCGAATATCACATTGCCGACATTCCCAGATTTCGTTCCTGCCAGGAATACCGGCTCCATTCTAAAGGAGGTTCTGAAGGACAGCTGA
- the LOC124308336 gene encoding thyroid receptor-interacting protein 11-like isoform X4 yields MPRHGGSSLSAGRDEENVCSSGGTTTPVPRYLQALPSVSQSRRKRPAVRLAEDGNHQNDDGSAFFWDPPSAKNRDAKKDNQTRLLQEQLSQATVKIRELEAELKTVRRVNAQSSKEDVLDCHQKTELLRAKQDMINRIIQMGEKNREAERNMKRLQLDEAVLVNDFRGIMSQLGSTEQLDLIRAALKSLEIENEKEILTGREEKFDVNEKIMKYDDGQFESVCLKTDNDNGTAKREDKLNGDTSNKETDLLRRIAQLEEENVGLNTSIVELDQQHSESIERLLSIKEEMQNKHQTLQNAYEQLYAEYNNAQSKLETVKSKLQFAEANNNTIGAVSSTNIREVEELSRKVKEILRNEEIEEQDDRSIFETVAEKYVESKWKKDMLERRLTEVSRELKDVAEMKESVQLECDDMQLNIDSLLAEIEHLKSNLPSIPEASEERVASLETETESLQEEIDRLQSQNTATRQQNFDLVMAVHNIEATLRNQENLEAELRNTKQQLEIAQQQLSGASKNVENNENMLEDLSRRLHSSLDENNELRATIDEMKMAQGNLEQRLEDQIESTKKLESELESLREDLKRSVSNEKRLEGEVKTLQDAKSRIQSDLETAFQEREELQTSFDPPNQVADLEYDLSNMRKELDVALSQAEIQQSEIEKLSQSNERLVRENSSLLDQLGATQDESLDNIELLNTEMVLLEQKYNALEKEIGVKTAELAEALEQLHVNEGKCVRLENELATCKLVTEKLQTENGRCIDLENESKVLKANLEHFKNIEGKLKDSEDRCRQLKIELESVKSEAENLVTVEKKCCELEAKLNDLRNVEAKLQLAESKCIQLETELRDIRSNQVAGATLEEVQRISDEMKDVREALAEKTRENDVLIAENAKHCRTEKSLVESNQDSAEMARETINGLTRLVREKDAEIQNLRSSVTGNPVDKHEEQLLAMKKERDELVNLVQVKHNESVQYHLEIQRLTQLVNEQLTNNQKLKVEHDRVSEAVKEKEAELLWAQNELQVVRQRLKNFEESNNYGENCGVVEHSVQLAQAGILNEKCNALEAALVQEQSSNRILQNQLVESQKKEAAAGKELDRLRTHLMEIEASYTEEALSAEQKQKELEVKLMQAEERVKNSSTVYTSASIRANQQVETLQQQMALIVQQRDEIQKKLSISEDKVLAHAASLTNLQIVLEQFQSDKDKDILSATEKIQQQLEESYERQAELSDEITNLKDQLIEAKECLQAASRLSEQLDKKTERIEELKREVARLTELVSTADDRIQGANKSGEGKVDRALLKNLILGYVSSATGDKLSVLRVLATVLDFNESDREKSGLNSPAASGSWFAGLLRSGGVAQSKDQEASLSAAFVRFLESESKPKAQLPALPISTTPPPRPGHSRQHSSSSNQSTLLLSNITLPTFPDFVPARNTGSILKEVLKDS; encoded by the exons GACGGGAACCACCAGAATGACGACGGCTCGGCTTTCTTTTGGGACCCTCCGTCGGCCAAAAATCGTGATGCGAAAAAGGATAATCAAACGAGGCTCCTCCAGGAGCAACTCTCACAAGCCACCGTAAAAATTCGCGAATTGGAAGCGGAACTGAAAACTGTACGACGG GTGAACGCGCAAAGCTCGAAGGAAGACGTTCTCGATTGTCACCAAAAAACGGAACTCCTGCGAGCGAAGCAAGACATGATAAACCGTATCATTCAAATGGGTGAAAAG AATCGCGAAGCGGAAAGAAATATGAAACGTCTTCAGTTGGACGAAGCTGTTCTGGTGAATGATTTTCGTGGCATAATGTCACAGCTGGGATCAACGGAGCAGCTAGATCTTATTCGGGCAGCTCTGAAATctttggaaattgaaaacgaaaaggAAATACTGACGGGGCGCGAGGAGAAGTTTGACgtgaatgagaaaattatgaaatatgaCGATGGCCAGTTTGAATCGGTCTGCCTGAAGACCGATAACGACAATGGAACCGCTAAGAGGGAAGACAAACTTAACGGGGACACGTCAAACAAGGAAACCGATCTCCTGAGGAGAATCGCTCAGCTTGAAGAGGAAAACGTCGGCCTGAATACCAGTATCGTGGAACTGGACCAACAGCATTCGGAATCAATTG AGAGACTGTTATCGATAAAAGAAGAAATGCAGAACAAGCATCAAACGCTTCAAAACGCCTACGAGCAGCTTTATGCTGAATACAACAACGCGCAGAGTAAACTCGAAACTGTAAAATCCAAGCTGCAGTTTGCCGAGGCAAACAACAATACGATCGGTGCAGTTTCCTCCACAAACATTCGGGAGGTCGAAGAATTGTCGAGAAAAGTAAAAGAGATACTGAGGAACGAGGAAATCGAGGAACAAGATGACAGATCTATCTTCGAGACTGTTGCCGAGAAATACGTGGAAAGTAAATGGAAGAAAGATATGCTAGAAAGAAGACTGACCGAGGTAAGTAGGGAGCTGAAAGACGTTGCTGAAATGAAAGAATCAGTGCAATTGGAATGCGACGACATGCAGCTCAACATCGATTCGTTGCTTGCGGAAATTGAACATCTAAAGTCTAATTTGCCATCGATTCCCGAGGCGAGCGAAGAGCGCGTTGCCTCCTTGGAGACCGAGACCGAGTCCTTGCAGGAAGAAATCGATCGTCTTCAATCGCAAAACACAGCGACTAGACAACAGAATTTCGACTTGGTAATGGCCGTGCACAACATCGAAGCGACCCTGCGGAACCAAGAGAATCTGGAAGCCGAACTGAGGAACACGAAACAGCAGCTAGAAATCGCCCAGCAACAATTATCCGGTGCTtcgaaaaacgtcgaaaacaaTGAGAACATGCTCGAGGACTTGAGTCGCAGATTACACAGCTCATTAGACGAAAATAACGAGCTTCGCGCGACGattgatgaaatgaaaatggccCAAGGGAACTTGGAACAGCGACTGGAAGATCAGATTGAgtcgacaaaaaaattggaatcgGAACTTGAGAGCTTGCGGGAGGATTTGAAACGTTCGGTTTCGAATGAAAAGCGGTTGGAAGGTGAAGTGAAAACGCTGCAAGATGCGAAAAGTCGAATTCAGAGTGACCTCGAAACCGCATTCCAGGAACGAGAGGAATTGCAAACTTCGTTCGATCCGCCTAACCAGGTGGCTGACCTGGAATACGATTTGTCAAATATGAGGAAAGAGTTGGACGTAGCGTTGAGTCAGGCGGAAATCCAGCAgagtgaaatagaaaaattgtcCCAGAGCAACGAGAGATTGGTTAGAGAGAATTCTTCGTTGCTCGATCAGCTGGGTGCGACTCAGGACGAGTCACTGGACAATATAGAACTCCTGAACACGGAAATGGTTCTTCTTGAGCAGAAATATAACGCATTGGAGAAGGAAATCGGTGTTAAAACGGCAGAACTTGCCGAGGCCTTGGAACAGCTTCATGTCAACGAAGGAAAATGCGTTCGGCTTGAAAACGAGTTGGCAACGTGCAAGCTAGTGAcggaaaaattacaaactgAGAATGGAAGGTGTATTGACTTGGAAAATGAATCGAAAGTATTGAAAGCAAATCTAgaacattttaaaaatatcgaaggaaaattgaaagatagCGAGGATCGATGTAGACAATTGAAAATTGAGCTAGAGTCTGTTAAGAGCGAAGCGGAAAATTTAGtaacggttgaaaaaaaatgttgcgaaCTCGAAGCCAAGTTGAACGACTTACGAAACGTAGAAGCAAAACTACAATTAGCGGAAAGCAAATGCATTCAGCTAGAAACGGAATTGAGAGATATTCGATCGAATCAGGTAGCTGGTGCTACGCTAGAAGAGGTGCAGAGAATTAGTGATGAGATGAAAGATGTTCGAGAAGCATTAGCTGAAAAGACGCGTGAGAATGATGTTTTAATTGCTGAAAACGCAAAGCATTGCCGCACAGAGAAATCTTTGGTGGAAAGTAATCAAGATTCGGCGGAGATGGCCAGAGAAACTATCAACGGCTTGACTCGGCTGGTCAGAGAGAAAGATGCCGAGATCCAGAATTTGAGATCAAGCGTGACCGGAAACCCCGTCGATAAGCACGAGGAGCAATTACTAGCTATGAAAAAGGAGAGGGACGAGCTGGTGAATCTTGTTCAAGTAAAACATAACGAAAGCGTTCAATACCATCTTGAGATACAAAGATTGACGCAATTGGTAAACGAGCAGCTGACGAATAATCAAAAACTGAAGGTGGAACACGACCGAGTTTCGGAAgcggtgaaagaaaaagaagctGAACTTCTTTGGGCGCAAAACGAGCTTCAAGTCGTGCGTCAAAGACTGAAGAACTTCGAGGAGTCGAATAATTATGGTGAAAACTGCGGGGTGGTCGAGCATTCTGTCCAATTAGCTCAAGCGGGGATTCTTAACGAGAAGTGCAACGCGTTGGAGGCAGCTTTGGTCCAGGAGCAATCTAGCAATagaattttgcaaaatcaGCTTGTAGAGAGTCAGAAAAAAGAGGCGGCTGCAGGAAAGGAATTGGACCGATTGAGAACTCACTTGATGGAGATCGAGGCGAGTTACACAGAAGAAGCTCTCTCAGCTGAACAGAAACAAAAGGAACTTGAAGTGAAATTGATGCAAGCCGAAGAACGGGTCAAGAATAGTTCTACCGTTTACACTTCTGCGAGTATCCGGGCTAATCAACAAGTCGAAACGTTACAGCAACAAATGGCTCTTATTGTTCAACAGAGGGATGAGATACAAAAGAAACTATCCATATCCGAAGACAAGGTTTTGGCGCACGCAGCTTCTCTCACCAATTTGCAAATTGTTTTGGAACAATTTCAAAGCG acaaaGACAAAGACATTCTATCGgcaacagaaaaaattcagcaacaACTTGAGGAGTCTTATGAAAGACAGGCGGAACTTTCTGACGAAATTACCAATCTCAAG GATCAATTGATCGAAGCTAAAGAATGCTTGCAAGCAGCGTCAAGACTGAGCGAACAACTGGATAAAAAAACTGAGAGAATCGAGGAACTGAAACGAGAAg ttgcTCGGTTAACAGAGCTAGTGAGTACCGCCGACGATCGAATACAAGGAGCAAATAAAAGTGGCGAGGGAAAAGTAGACAG ggctctcttgaaaaatttaatactcGGCTACGTGTCATCAGCAACTGGCGACAAGTTATCGGTACTCAGAGTATTGGCTACCGTTTTAGATTTCAACGAATCGGACCGAGAGAAGAGCGGACTGAACAGCCCCGCGGCAAGCGGCAGCTGGTTTGCTGGGTTACTGCGAAGCGGAGGGGTTGCTCAATCTAAA GATCAAGAGGCATCGTTATCTGCGGCGTTCGTCAGGTTTTTGGAAAGTGAATCCAAGCCAAAAGCTCAACTACCAGCTTTACCAATATCTACTACT CCGCCACCTCGCCCGGGTCACAGCAGACAACATTCCTCTTCGTCTAATCAATCAACCCTACTCTTATCGAATATCACATTGCCGACATTCCCAGATTTCGTTCCTGCCAGGAATACCGGCTCCATTCTAAAGGAGGTTCTGAAGGACAGCTGA